AATCGGCTTCTTTTTTTTCTTCTAATTGATTGGTAATCACTTTAGCCTGCTTGAGCGCTGCTGTATATTCCGCTAAAGAAGAATAGCTCGCAGGGGAAGAATCCAGCTTTTTTCCTAAAGACGCTAGTTCTTTCAATTTTTGCGAGGCAGCTATACAGGCTTTTAGGTACTGGGCATGGGCGGCGCTGTATTGTTGCAATTCGCCAAGAGCGATGGTTAAGGTCTGTTTGATTTTTGCAGCGCTGGATGTGGGTGGGGTTGTTTCGGATAACTGCGCTTCTAGTTCAAGGAGGGTGTTTTGAATGCGTCCGCATTCGGCGATTTGTCCTGGCAGAAGCTGCTCATCGTTATCGCCTAACTCATAAATCGCTTCCAAACTTTCGTGTAAGGCGCCCATTGCTTGGTAGGTCGGCAAAATGGCAGCGGTATATTGTTTTGTTTGATAGTGCTGATAACCCCAGTAAAGGCTCAGTAGTAAAAGGAGAAGTAAAACGAATGCATTCGGTTTGCGCCGCATGAGCTTAGGGCTCCATGTTTTGTTGATTTAGCCAGTTGATGGCGGCTTGGTTGAAGTTTCCTTTGGTGTTGCGCGTAACACGGTCAATTAACAGATAATCGCTGTCATGGATATGACGGGCAAGCGTAAGATGAACCGCTGAGGCTGACTTGTCGGTATTTAGCAGCCAAACGGAACTCATCAGTTGATGAGTGTCGCCAAGATTTTCGATAGCGTTAAAAAAATCGGGGTACGCTTGTTGTGGTTGGTTGAAATCATAAGTGATTAAAAAAAGCATACTATAGGCCTCCTTTTCAGATGGGGTAGTTTGTAATTCAATTTTTTTATATTTCAATATCTATGAAAAAAATCCTTTTAAAATTCTGAAAAAATCATGCGTGCGTACAGAAAATTAAACAATGACAATTATCTTATGGGAGGCGTTTGGCGGACCGAAAAATGTATGCTGTAGTTGCAGTGCTAAAAAAGACAAAAAGACTCAAGGATTTTGCCGAATGGTGTGGAAGTCTCTAGAGAATTATTCTTTTGGAGGTTGAATGATGGATTCTATGCAATTGGGACGGACCGGCTTGCAGATAAGCCGGAGTGGTTTTGGCGCGCTGCCGATACAGCGAATTTCTTTTGATGAGGCCAAAGGTATTTTGCGCAGGGCCTATGAGGCGGGCATTACTTTTTTTGATACGGCGCGTATGTACACGGACAGCGAGGAAAAAATCGGCTATGCTCTTTCCGATGTGCGCAATCAGATTGTAATTGCCACCAAAAGCCACGCGAAGGATAAAAAGACGCTGCTGGAGCATTTGGAAACAAGCCTGCGCAACCTAAAGACTGACTATATTGATATTTATCAGCTGCACAACCCGAAAGAGCTGCCGAAAGAAGCGGATGAAGAAGGTCTCTACGCCGCCTTGCTCGAAGCGAAGAAAAAAGGACTGATTCGGCATATCGGCATTACCAATCACAGCAATAAGCTAGCTATGGAAGCGGCTGTTTCCGGTATGTACGATACCCTTCAGTTTCCTCTGAATACGTTGTCTTAGGAAGAGGACTTGCAGCTGATTGCCGCCTGTAAAGAGAGAAATATTGGCGTTATTGCTATGAAAGGCCTCTCGGGCGGGCTGATTACCAACGCGGCGACAACCTTTTCGTTTTTGCGGCAATATGACAATGTAGTCCCCATTTGGGGAATTCAACGGATGAGCGAATTGGAAGAATTTATTGCTATGGAAAAAAATCCGCCTGTATTGAATGCGATCATGTGGGAGGCCATTCACAAGGATCGCAGTGAA
This sequence is a window from Anaeromusa acidaminophila DSM 3853. Protein-coding genes within it:
- a CDS encoding aldo/keto reductase, whose amino-acid sequence is MDSMQLGRTGLQISRSGFGALPIQRISFDEAKGILRRAYEAGITFFDTARMYTDSEEKIGYALSDVRNQIVIATKSHAKDKKTLLEHLETSLRNLKTDYIDIYQLHNPKELPKEADEEGLYAALLEAKKKGLIRHIGITNHSNKLAMEAAVSGMYDTLQFPLNTLS